The following proteins are co-located in the Rippkaea orientalis PCC 8801 genome:
- a CDS encoding CAP family protein, which yields MSQTNFQQEILTAHNKYRQKVNVSPLIWSNQLANDAQQWANYLASLGGRKLQHDSNTNGQGENLWLGTSKRFSYTQMVDGWGQEKQYLTSRRFTLETVSSTGNWSDVGHYTQIVWKNTKKVGCATSKAGGNDILVCRYSPQGNIIGQPIY from the coding sequence GTGAGTCAAACTAACTTTCAACAAGAGATTTTAACGGCACACAATAAATATCGTCAAAAGGTTAATGTCTCTCCTTTAATTTGGTCTAATCAGTTAGCTAATGATGCTCAACAATGGGCGAATTATTTAGCATCATTAGGAGGCAGAAAATTACAACATGATTCTAACACAAACGGACAGGGCGAAAATCTCTGGTTAGGGACATCAAAGCGATTCAGTTATACTCAAATGGTTGATGGTTGGGGACAAGAAAAACAGTATTTAACCTCTCGACGATTTACCCTTGAGACTGTTAGTTCTACTGGTAATTGGTCAGATGTGGGTCATTACACTCAAATCGTTTGGAAGAATACCAAAAAAGTCGGCTGTGCTACATCAAAAGCGGGTGGTAATGATATTTTAGTTTGTCGTTATAGTCCCCAAGGTAATATTATTGGTCAACCTATTTATTAA